A stretch of Cryptococcus neoformans var. neoformans JEC21 chromosome 10 sequence DNA encodes these proteins:
- a CDS encoding endopeptidase, putative, with translation MTEGERPTFDIAVPAKDPEPKEDDKPKHTGDKGKARDESKDEGPEMSEEDLQLKAELEMLVQRLREPDSGLYQPALESLRTLIRTSTSSMTSVPKPLKFLRPFYEEMGKIRDGWSEDLKEQRSLLASILSVLAMTYSDTGKRETLYYRVLSGSEEAPGLWGHEYVRHLAAELGEEYAATYAALGEDADIPQPDTKYTTDQLRALSIELVEFFLKHNAEADAVDILLEVENISAITKYVDDKTFERVCRYMVSCVPLLVNPDDNAFLETASVIYSKYDRYPEALALAVRLNSPELIRKYYEAPTNPVMKKQLSYFLARAQIPLHWVHTNEDAEPNDTIPTQPEDVLECLGNVKLSTHFRNFGKAVGVEEAKSVDDIYKTHLEPSSRNTAIPDSARQNLASTFVNAFVNAGFGNDKLMVNAPEGQSWIYKNKAEGMMSATASVGLSLLWDSESGIDHIDKYSYSAEEHIKAGAFLATGIVHSGIRSDPDIAFALLEEHVDSQSIPLKVSAINGIAIAYAGSERQDIADKLLPYVQDESTSMEVSSMAILALGFVFVGSSNGDIASEILQTLMEREENQLASEWTVFACLGLGLLYLSAQEKSEPTLATLKAIEHPIAQIAQTIVNICANAGTGNVLKIQEMLYICSEHATEKKDEKKEDTAAEGEGESPVASSEVPGAIPAAGPPVPPTAAGVPGTDIEGDVDMSDVAAEAGAPDGGAQSAVTGEEGEKEKEAEKTAEQLKHQAFATLGIALIAMGEDVGAEMALRQFQHLMTYGDPVIRKSVPLALGLISASNPQLSILDTLSKYSHDSDLDVAINAILAMGFVGAGTNNARLAQMLRGLAVYYAKEVDCLFMVRIAQGLVHMGKGTIGINPFYSDRQVMSKTAVAGLLSVLVSFTDARKFVLGKYHWMLYWIVPAMFPQFLITLNEELEEIPVTVRVGQAVNTVAQAGTRHGISGFQTHQSPVRIATTERAELGTNEFFPYQSVLEGLVILKKNEQYNAEDLH, from the exons ATGACCGAAGGAGAAAGACCCACTTTTGATATCGCAGTCCCCGCTAAAGATCCCGAACCCAAGGAGGACGACAAACCCAAACACACCGGTGACAAAGGCAAGGCTAGAGATGAGAGTAAAGACGAAGGGCCTGAGATG AGTGAGGAAGACCTGCAGCTCAAGGCTGAGCTGGAGATGCTTGTCCAGCGATTACGG GAACCGGACTCTGGGCTTTATCAGCCCGCTCTTGAGTCACTTAGAACATTGATCAGGACATCTACCAGTTCAATGACTTCCGTCCCCAAGCCTCTTAAGTTCTTGAGACCATTCTATGAGGAGATGGGCAAGATtagggatggatggagCGAAGATTTGAAGGAGCAAAGA TCTCTCCTtgcttccatcctttccgtCCTTGCTATGACCTACTCCGATACTGGCAAGCGCGAAACCCTTTACTATCGAGTTCTCTCCGGTTCCGAAGAAGCTCCTGGTCTCTGGGGACATGAATATGTACGACACCTCGCTGCTGAGCTCGGAGAAGAGTATGCCGCTACATACGCAGCTTTAGGTGAAGATGCCGACATTCCTCAACCAGACACCAAATACACGACCGACCAGCTGAGAGCCCTCTCGATCGAGCTTGTTGAATTCTTTTTGAAGCACAATGCGGAAGCCGATGCGGTGGATATTTTGCTGGAAGTGGAGAACATTTCGGCCATTACGAAGTATGTGGATGACAAGACGTTCGAAAGGGTGTGCAGATATATGGTCAG CTGCGTTCCGTTGTTGGTTAACCCCGATGACAATGCTTTCCTCGAAACTGCATCTGTTATTTATTCTAAATACGACCGTTATCCCGAAGcccttgctcttgctgTCCGTCTTAACAGCCCGGAACTTATCCGCAAATACTACGAGGCTCCTACAAACCC tgtgatgaagaagcagctCTCGTACTTCCTCGCCCGTGCTCAAATACCTCTTCATTGGGTACACACCAATGAAGACGCTGAGCCCAACGATACTATACCTACCCAACCGGAAGACGTTCTTGAGTGCCTCGGTAACGTTAAGCTTTCCACTCACTTCCGAAATTTTGGGAAGGCtgttggtgttgaagaGGCAAAGTCTGTTGATGACATCTACAAAACTCATCTCGAGCCCTCATCTCGAAACACCGCTATTCCGGACTCTGCCCGTCAAAACCTTGCCTCCACCTTTGTTAACGCCTTTGTCAACGCCGGTTTCGGTAACGACAAGCTTATGGTCAACGCCCCGGAAGGTCAGAGTTGGATCTACAAGAACAAAGCTGAAGGTATGATGAGCGCTACGGCATCTGTTGGTTTGAGTCTTCTTTGGGACTCAGAGAGCGGTATCGACCACATTGATAAGTACTCTTACTCTGCCGAGGAACACATCAAGGCCGGCGCGTTCCTTGCTACCGGTATCGTTCATTCTGGTATTCGGTCCGATCCCGATATCGCGTTTGCCTTGCTTGAAGAGCACGTCGACAGCCAAAGCATTCCCCTCAAAGTCAGTGCCATCAACGGCATCGCCATCGCTTACGCCGGTTCTGAGAGGCAGGATATTGCCGACAAGCTCTTGCCATACGTCCAAGATGAGTCCACATCTATGGAAGTCTCTTCTATGGCTATCCTCGCTCTTGGTTTCGTCTTTGTTGGATCTTCAAACGGTGACATTGCGAGCGAGATTTTGCAGACTttgatggagagagaagagaacCAATTGGCTTCCGAGTGGACAGTGTTTGCTTGcttgggtttgggtttgCTTTATTTAT CCGCTCAAGAAAAGTCCGAACCTACTCTCGCCACCCTCAAAGCCATCGAGCACCCCATCGCCCAAATCGCTCAGACCATCGTCAACATTTGTGCCAACGCTGGAACCGGCAATGTCCTCAAGATCCAGGAAATGCTTTACATCTGTTCCGAGCACGCtacagagaagaaggatgagaagaaggaagacacCGCTGCTGAGGGCGAGGGTGAATCTCCTGTTGCCTCATCCGAAGTTCCTGGTGCAATCCCTGCTGCCGGACCACCCGTCCCCCCTACCGCTGCTGGTGTGCCTGGTACGGACATTGAAGGCGACGTGGATATGAGCGATGTTGCCGCCGAGGCTGGGGCGCCCGATGGTGGAGCTCAGTCTGCTGTTACCGGTgaggaaggcgagaaggagaaagaggcagagaagaCGGCGGAGCAATTGAAGCACCAGGCTTTTGCTACGCTTGGTATTGCGTTGATTGCTATGGGCGAGGATGTTGGTGCCGAGATGGCTTTACGGCAGTTCCAGCACTTG ATGACCTACGGTGACCCTGTCATCCGCAAATCTGTCCCCTTGGCTTTAGGTCTCATATCCGCTTCCAACCCCCAACTCTCTATCCTCGATACCCTTTCCAAGTACTCCCACGACTCTGATCTTGACGTCGCTATCAACGCCATCTTGGCTATGGGCTTTGTCGGAGCTGGTACGAATAACGCTAGGTTGGCGCAAATGTTGAGAGGATTGGCGGTGTATTATGCGAAGGAGGTTGACTGCTTATTTATGGTTCGGATTGCTCAG GGTCTTGTGCACATGGGCAAGGGTACTATTGGTATCAACCCCTTCTACAGCGACCGTCAGGTTATGAGCAAGACCGCTGTGGCTGGATTGCTGTCTGTCCTCGTGTCTTTCACCGACGCTAGAAAAT TCGTCTTGGGCAAGTACCATTGGATGCTTTACTGGATCGTTCCCGCCATGTTCCCTCAATTCCTCATCACTCTTAACGAAGAACTCGAGGAAATTCCGGTCACTGTGCGAGTCGGACAAGCTGTCAACACCGTCGCTCAGGCAGGTACGAGGCATGGTATCAGTGGT TTCCAAACTCATCAATCGCCAGTTCGAATTGCAACAACAGAACGAGCAGAGCTGGGAACCAACGAGTTCTTCCCTTATCAGAGCGTGTTAGAAGGCTTGGTTATCCTCAAAAA GAACGAGCAGTATAACGCGGAGGACCTTCATTAA
- a CDS encoding drug transporter, putative gives MPSVPPGEKAPPSTSAPVPDSDACPPLSTTCQDQIQKESAAADPIIPATSTAIPQASPDLTLRCKYEGNEKADLTDEGKQLYNDGCASSTRTVSEETPPEFQSSSLPPGCSWGPELAPDLLNALKLDPSHYPSTTSSVGASAGVSETVPRIIWVSFPPSCPHNPFFFSRARKLGITAVATCFTLLTSVNVSAYSIGETSMCRDLGISTEIAAVGLGIYCFGFAITPMILAPLSEEFGRRWTYVAAVFIFLVFHIMMAAAKNLATMLIARIIQGCAGSVGSTLVGGTIADIYLPVQRGLPSAVFAFAAIAGSGMGPVIYAWVESTPRLEWRWIWWLQSMTIGALFPFILLIMRETRESVILRRRAAKLRKEHQSGDNHEKGYHNLFQAPDGVIGRFTARSEMNRIGLWEAMRTSALRPFTFLIVEPVVAFFALWMSIAWGVLYIQIGGLPYVFRNIYGFSTNQIGLIYLSIVIGALIGFFANFVQDAIYRRRFHLDGVEARLYAPMVAGITFPLGCFLFGFTSLQSIYWLVPCIGIVIIIASCLTIYISAFVYLSECYGSYASSAIAAQSFLRNAFGGAFSMFTVKMYIAITPRWTIFTWGVVALILATVPFIAFYKGTVIRAHSKYSKILMREERERIEREKEN, from the exons ATGCCTTCTGTTCCTCCTGGAGAAAAGGCGCCACCATCTACTTCCGCTCCGGTGCCCGACTCCGATGCCTGCCCCCCACTTTCTACTACCTGTCAAGACCAAATCCAAAAAGAGTCAGCAGCCGCTGATCCAATAATTCCGGcaacctccaccgccaTTCCTCAAGCTTCTCCTGACCTCACTTTGCGATGTAAGTATGAGGGCAATGAGAAAGCTGATCTGACGGACGAGGGCAAACAACTATACAATGATGGTTGCGCGAGCTCAACAAGAACCGTTAGCGAAGAGACACCTCCCGAGTTTCAAAGTAGTTCGCTCCCACCAGGATGTAGCTGGGGACCCGAACTCGCTCCTGACCTCCTCAACGCCCTCAAACTCGATCCATCTCATTATCCATCCACCACATCCTCGGTCGGAGCTTCCGCCGGAGTTTCCGAAACCGTTCCCCGCATTATATGGGTATCGTTCCCTCCAAGCTGTCCACATaaccctttcttcttctctcgagCTCGCAAGCTTGGTATCACGGCAGTAGCGACATGCTTCACTCTGTTAACCAGCGTGAATGTCTCGGCGTACTCCATAGGGGAGACTTCAATGTGTAGAGATTTAGGTATCTCCACCGAGATTGCGGCCGTCGGGCTCGGTATCTACTGTTTC GGCTTCGCCATAACTCCAATGATCCTCGCACCTCTCTCTGAAGAATTCGGCAGACGATGGACGTACGTCGCCGCAGTCTTCATATTCCTTGTTTTCCACATCATGATGGCGGCAGCCAAAAATCTCGCGACCATGTTAATCGCTCGAATCATTCAAGGTTGTGCTGGAAGTGTAGGCTCGACATTGGTGGGCGGCACCATTGCGGATATCTACCTCCCTGTCCA GCGAGGTCTGCCATCGGCAGTTTTTGCATTCGCAGCAATCGCAGGGAGTGGTATGGGTCCAGTTATTTATGCATGGGTTGAATCGACCCCACGTTTGGAATGGAGGTGGATATGGTGGTTACAGTCAA TGACCATTGGTGccctcttcccattcatCCTACTCATTATGCGAGAGACACGTGAATCCGTCATCCTTCGTCGACGAGCTGCAAAACTTCGCAAGGAGCACCAATCTGGAGACAACCATGAAAAAGGCTATCATAATCTCTTCCAAGCTCCAGACGGGGTAATAGGCAGGTTCACAGCTAGGAGTGAAATGAATAGGATTGGATTATGGGAAGCTATGCGCACGAGTGCCCTCAGACCATTCA CCTTCCTCATCGTTGAACCAGTTGTTGCTTTCTTTGCTCTTTGGATGTCTATCGCT TGGGGAGTTTTATACATCCAAATCGGCGGTCTCCCTTATGTGTTTAGAAATATCTACGGTTTCTCCACCAATCAAATCGGCCTCATCTACCTCTCCATCGTGATTGGCGCTCTTATCGGCTTCTTTGCTAATTTTGTCCAGGACGCAATCTACCGTCGTCGTTTCCATTTGGACGGTGTCGAAGCTCGACTTTACGCCCCAATGGTCGCCGGAATaacttttcctttgggTTGTTTCTTGTTCGGGTTCACAAGTCTTCAGAGCATTTATTGGCTGGTGCCTTGTATTGGGATCGTCATCATTATTGCCAGCTGTTTGACTATTTACATCAGTGCTTTCGTGTA TCTGTCAGAATGTTACGGCTCATACGCCTCTTCCGCCATAGCAGCCCAAAGTTTCCTCCGAAACGCATTTGGAGGTGCGTTTTCAATGTTCACTGTCAAA ATGTACATCGCTATAACACCCCGATGGACAATCTTCACATGGGGTGTTGTCGCCCTCATTCTTGCCACGGTACCTTTTATTGCCTTCTACAAAGGTACTGTCATCCGTGCCCACTCCAAGTATTCCAAAATTTTAATGCgcgaggagagagaaaggatcgagagggagaaggaaaactGA
- a CDS encoding u3 small nucleolar ribonucleoprotein imp3, putative encodes MRQLKHHEKKLLKKVDFLSWKQDASQREVKVMRKYHIQDREDYHKYNKLCGSLRSLIHKLSLLPANDPFRQQKEAEMLDKLYDMGILDIGSKPSDIENKVTVSSIARRRLAVVVARLKMSETVSDAVRTIEQGHIRVGPTPVTDPAMLVTRRTEDFVTWVDTSARKRTIMKYNDELDDFDLL; translated from the exons ATGAGACAGCTTAAGCATCATGAAAAGAAACTCCTCAAAAAAGTTGATTTTCTCAGT TGGAAACAGGATGCTTCTCAGCGGGAAGTCAAGGTGATGCGCAAGTATCACATCCAAGATCGAGAGGACTATCACAA ATACAACAAGTTGTGCGGTTCATTACGATCATTAATCCATAAACTCTCACTTCTCCCGGCGAACGACCCATTCCGACAACAAAAGGAGGCTGAAATGCTTGACAAGTTGTATGATATGGGTATCCTCG ACATCGGCTCCAAACCCTCTGACATTGAAAACAAAGTAACGGTCTCCTCCATTGCCCGGCGCCGTCTTGCCGTCGTCGTTGCCCGTCTCAAAATGTCCGAAACCGTCTCTGACGCGGTACGCACTATCGAGCAAGGTCATATCCGAGTAGGACCCACACCAGTGACTGATCCTGCTATGCTTGTCACGAGGAGAACGGAGGACTTTGTTACTTGGGTTGACACAAGTGCTAGGAAGAGGACTATTATGAAGTATAATGACGAG CTCGACGACTTCGACCTGTTGTAA
- a CDS encoding rRNA (adenine-N6,N6-)-dimethyltransferase, putative: MPKATSQTFRAQPASAAQRPKKGGESSAAAAAGGGARNHLFDTAKFGQHILTNPLVAQGIVDKANLKPTDVVLEVGPGTGNLTVRILPACRKVVAVEMDPRMAAEVQKRVLGKPEQKKLELIVGDFVKADLPYFDVLISNTPYQISSPLVFKLLSQRPIPRCAVLMFQREFALRLVATPNTKLWGRLAANVQLYARVEHVMKVGKGNFRPPPQVESSVVRIMPRDPPPPVKFEEFDGLNRIIFSRANKTLRAGFKAKGVVELLEKNYRTWCAEQGAIIEDNFDIREKVESILVETGFADSRAAKMDVDDLLKLLAAFNVEGIHFA; the protein is encoded by the exons ATGCCTAAGGCCACTTCCCAGACTTTCAGAGCTCAGCCTGCATCCGCCGCTCAACGACCTAAGAAAGGCGGCGAGTCCTCTGCCGCCGCGGCCGCTGGAGGAGGTGCACGAAACCATCTTTTCGACACTGCTAAGTTCGGCCAACACATTTTGACCAATCCTCTCGTCGCTCAAGG CATTGTTGATAAGGCAAACCTCAAGCCTACGGATGTCGTCCTCGAGGTTGGTCCCGGTACCGGTAATTTGACTGTTAGGATATTGCCGGCGTGCAGGAAGGTTGTAGCTGTGGAAATGGACCCTCGAATGGCGGCTGAAGTACAGAAGCGTGTTCTTGGAAA GCCAGAGCAAAAGAAGCTCGAGTTGATAGTTGGTGATTTTGTTAAGGCCGACTTGCCATACTTTGAtgtcctcatctccaacacTCCTTATCAG atttcttcacctctcgtcttcaagcTCCTTTCCCAACGTCCCATCCCACGTTGTGCCGTTCTCATGTTCCAGCGTGAATTCGCCCTTCGTCTGGTTGCCACACCGAACACCAAGCTATGGGGTCGTCTCGCTGCCAATGTGCAACTCTACGCCCGAGTCGAACACGTCATGAAAGTCGGTAAAGGTAACTTCCGACCGCCACCTCAAGTCGAATCTTCTGTTGTGAGGATTATGCCAAGAgatcctcctccgcctgtCAAATTTGAGGAGTTTGACGGGTTGAATAGAATCATTTTCAGTAGGGCGAATAAGACCTTGCGGGCTGGATTCAAGGCAAAGGGTGTGGTTGAATTATTGGAGAAGAATTACAGGACCTGGTGTGCGGAGCAGGGAGCG ATCATTGAAGATAATTTCGACATCCGGGAGAAGGTTGAATCCATCTTAGTCGAAACTGGTTTCGCGGACAGCCGAGCGGCGAAGATGGACGTCGACGACCTTTTGAA GCTATTGGCCGCTTTCAACGTCGAGGGAAT ACATTTTGCCTAG
- a CDS encoding ferro-O2-oxidoreductase, putative yields MTRISALLATIPLLAQAVSAATIEHWWNISYAVANPDGLFERRVIGVNGSWPPPPLLATQGDTILIHAYNGLNDPNIGTALHTHGISFNGSNYYDGAVGITQCSIPMGETLDYVIDTNLQAGTFWMHGHYLGQYVDGLRSPLVIEPQNATGRSDDLTWDDDYTLVVSDWYHRQHLDLLTNDFLTWENPTGAEPVPDSAVIYLVKDGKYYPSAEDVANGAAVSDNLSIPFEAGKKYKIRVINMSALAMFYIALDQHDINIIEVDGVEVEPYSVDALPLSVAQRYSILVEAKNETDRNYAMTVMQDVEMYDYLPDELVLNNTIQISYSSSNPHADEVVYPEEFTDIDDTLLTPLLRSAMAPADIEYTLHVNFDTYDDGNNRGSFNNVTFQEPPTASIFTALTMGNASFLPSVYGAQTNAFTYPHMANIQLTVYNWDAGSHPFHFHGHEFQVVQKSFDVTDEEDEGNGEIVEGQENPMRRDTITIPATGKVVLRWRADNPGAWFFHCHIDWHLSSGLAAVFIEAPEKFQENTVVPQTIVDHCKYWGLPTSGNVVGLNSTTDFDGQPWGPFPLVIGWTPAALTSIFFCVTTAVIGIATVLWYNQDTLDSRDMEEHIRRKIEAKKRRSGLLRRLRGE; encoded by the exons ATGACCCGTATATCAGCTCTTCTCGCAACAATACCTCTGCTTGCCCAAGCAGTCTCAGCGGCCACAATTGAGCATTGGTGGAACATCAGCTACGCTGTGGCTAACCCCGACGGA CTttttgaaagaagagtaaTTGGTGTCAATGGTTCATGGCC TCCTCCACCATTGCTGGCAACCCAAGGAGACACCATTCTCATCCACGCATACAATGGTCTCAACGATCCCAATATCGGTACCGCTTTGCACACTCACGGAATATCCTTCAACGGCTCGAACTACTATGACGGAGCGGTCGGAATCACGCAGTGTTCTATACCGATGGGTGAGACGCTGGATTATGTGATTGACACGAATTTACAGGCGGGCACGTTTTGGATGCACGGACATTACTTGGGACAGTACGTTGACGGGTTGAGATCTC CCCTAGTAATTGAACCTCAAAACGCCACAGGCCGCTCGGACGACCTGACTTGGGACGATGACTACACCTTGGTAGTCTCCGATTGGTACCACCGCCAACATCTGGATTTGTTGACCAACGATTTTTTGACATGGGAGAACCCTACGGGCGCGGAACCAGTCCCAGACTCGGCTGTCATCTATCTCGTCAAGGACGGCAAGTATTATCCTTCGGCCGAAGACGTGGCGAATGGTGCTGCGGTTAGCGACAACTTGAGTATTCCATTTGAAGCTGGGAAAAAGTACAAGATAAGGGTAATAAACATGTCTGCTTTGGCTA TGTTCTACATTGCGCTTGACCAACACGACATCAACATTATTGAAGTTGACGGCGTCGAGGTTGAGCCGTATTCTGTCGATGCTTTGCCGCTCTCTGTCGCGCAGAGATATTCCATCTTGGTAGAGGCAAAGAATGAAACAGACAGGAATTACGCCATGACGGTGATGCAAGATGTGGAAATGTACGATTACCTCCCCGACGAACTCGTGTTGAACAACACCATTCAAATCTcctactcttcttccaatcccCACGCGGACGAGGTCGTCTACCCCGAAGAATTCACAGATATCGACGATACCCTCCTCACGCCCCTTCTTCGGTCCGCCATGGCTCCTGCTGATATCGAATACACACTCCATGTCAATTTCGACACTTACGACGACGGTAATAACCGGGGTAGTTTTAATAATGTCACCTTCCAGGAACCTCCTACAgcttccatcttcaccgCATTGACTATGGGGAACgcatctttccttccttccgtTTATGGCGCCCAGACTAACGCTTTTACGTATCCGCACATGGCCAACATCCAGTTGACAGTGTACAACTGGGACGCTGGCTCGCACCCCTTTCATTTCCACGGGCACGAGTTCCAGGTTGTGCAAAAGAGTTTCGACGTgacagatgaagaggatgaagggaatGGGGAGATTGTCGAGGGGCAAGAAAATCCGATGAGGAGGGATACGATCACCATTCCGGCCACTGGCAAGGTGGTCCTTAGGTGGAGGGCTGATAATCCCGGAGCATGGTTCTTCCATTGTCAT ATTGATTGGCATTTGTCATCGGGTTTAGCGGCGGTGTTTATTGAAGCACCTGAAAAATTCCAAGAGAACACTGTCGTCCCCCAAACAATTGTTGACCACTGTAAATACTGGGGTCTACCCACCAGCGGTAACGTAGTCGGTCTGAACTCGACAACCGATTTCGATGGTCAGCCATGGGGTCCCTTCCCGCTTGTCATC GGATGGACACCCGCAGCATTGacctcaatcttcttctgcgtCACCACCGCTGTCATCGGTATCGCGACGGTTCTCTGGTATAATCAAGATACACTCGACTCGAGGGATATGGAGGAGCATATAAGGAGGAAAATTGAAGcaaaaaagaggagaagtgGACTGCTGAGGAGATTAAGAGGAGAATAA
- a CDS encoding expressed protein, giving the protein MSASSQPRLSVREAALAAVQARLNPPPSYDSSSAHASNPGVSGAAPQAATNNGSTVAEQTPFSPPGSRASPRPTFTDKEERELKLKFGKLLDRGIVRDNGYKESAEAVETLLKIANNILSSDDPKYRTIKATNGMLQKKVLSVKGGHDYIIALGFRTKTVDFVKIYVFEKTLRSTHELKIGAEILQGHLTSLKERVNLSSQSLLNYNQEEAARRAQALREIEADRESVKIRAERERQARETKEQAKRERRERGEAEEAEEVVDRDDERRREMANAVVRNDRDYRRNTVEDEYSEDDDYPPTYGETFFGEGRRLGD; this is encoded by the exons ATGAGCGCTTCATCCCAGCCTAGGCTTAGTGTAAGAGAAGCGGCTCTTGCCGCTGTCCAAGCACGACTTAACCCGCCACCTTCATACGACAGTTCATCCGCTCACGCCTCAAACCCCGGCGTCAGTGGCGCCGCTCCTCAAGCCGCAACGAATAATGGAAGCACTGTCGCCGAACAGACCCCTTTCTCACCCCCCGGTTCAAGGGCGAGTCCAAGACCTACCTTCACGGAtaaagaggagagggaacTGAAACTGAAGTTTGGGAAATTGTTGGATCGCGGGATCGTTAGGGATAATGGCTATAAAGAAAGTGCGGAAGCTGTTGAG ACATTATTGAAGATTGCTAACAATATTCTTTCGAGCGATGATCCTAAGTACCGAACTATCAAGGCCACCAATGGCATGttgcagaagaaggtttTGTCGGTGAAAGGTGGCCATGACTATATCATTGCT CTCGGCTTTCGGACGAAGACAGTCGATTTCGTCAAGATATACGTGTTTGAGAAGACACTTCGGTCGACACACGAGCTCAAGATTGGTGCAGAAATACTTCAAGGCCAC TTAACATCTCTCAAAGAAAGAGTGAACCTCTCATCGCAATCGCTCCTCAATTACAACCAAGAAGAGGCCGCCCGCCGAGCTCAAGCACTCCGCGAAATTGAAGCCGATCGTGAATCTGTAAAGATCCGGGCAGAGAGGGAACGACAAGCTCGAGAAACCAAAGAGCAGGCtaagagggagagaagggagagaggggaagCCGAAGAGGCCGAGGAAGTGGTCGATagggatgatgagaggCGGAGGGAGATGGCAAATGCTGTGGTCAGGAATGATAGAGACTATAGGCGCAACActgttgaggatgagtatagtgaggatgacgatTATCCTCCAACATATGGGGAAACTTTCtttggggaaggaaggaggttgggTGATTAA
- a CDS encoding cysteine-type peptidase, putative, translated as MSPKKILIIMSDASSIPLHKTSQCGETTADQSSGFFLMELAKPLSKFLSAGCEVTFASPLGKTPTPDPTSESLVAFALNFYERKRENDLIARMMRENGFASPRTFQSISDEELDGFAAVFIPGGHAPLADLGADPELGRILAHFHHEGKPTAVICHGPYGLLSTKATPEGTFLYKGYKITSWSDAEEKMMETLWGGEVPRVESTLREAGAEMVEGLGEKIGRITVDRELISGGNPLAANALAEQVLKMVEAQ; from the coding sequence ATGTCTCCCAAGAAGATCCTTATAATCATGTCCGACGCGTCCTCAATCCCTCTCCACAAAACCTCTCAATGCGGAGAGACCACTGCAGACCAGAGCtctggcttcttcttgatggaACTGGCAAAGCCACTATCCAAATTCCTCTCGGCAGGCTGCGAAGTGACCTTCGCCTCCCCGCTTGGCAAGACTCCCACTCCCGACCCTACCAGCGAGAGCCTCGTGGCCTTCGCCTTGAATTTCTACGAACGCAAGCGTGAGAACGACCTCATCGCTAGGATGATGCGAGAGAACGGATTTGCGTCACCGAGGACCTTCCAAAGCATCTCGGATGAGGAACTGGATGGGTTCGCGGCCGTGTTTATTCCAGGTGGCCATGCGCCGCTGGCTGATCTAGGGGCCGATCCGGAGCTGGGAAGGATCCTTGCCCATTTCCATCATGAGGGGAAGCCGACGGCGGTGATTTGTCATGGGCCTTATGGGCTGTTGAGCACCAAGGCGACGCCGGAAGGGACGTTCTTGTACAAGGGGTACAAGATTACCTCGTGGTCTGATgcggaggagaagatgatggaaacCCTGTGGGGAGGCGAGGTGCCAAGGGTGGAGAGTACTCTCCGTGAGGCTGGTGCTGAGATGGTTGAAGGACTaggagagaagattggCAGAATTACGGTGGATAGGGAGCTAATCAGTGGTGGCAATCCTCTAGCTGCGAATGCGCTAGCAGAGCAGGTTTTGAAAATGGTCGAGGCTCAGTAA